One genomic window of Monodelphis domestica isolate mMonDom1 chromosome 1, mMonDom1.pri, whole genome shotgun sequence includes the following:
- the LOC100028246 gene encoding olfactory receptor 4F6-like, whose protein sequence is MDGMNHSIVSQFVFLGLSDSWEIQCFLFVSSSVLYVVSILGNMLILLTVSVDSHLHSPMYILLANLSLIDLGFGSVTAPKMICDLFRKQKLISFGGCIAQIFLIHAFGGTEMVLLIAMAFDRYVAICKPLHYLTIMNPRMCIFLLIVSWIIGLIHSLIQLAFVVNLPFCGPNELDSFFCDLPRFIKLACAETYRLQFMVTANSGFISLGSFCVLIVSYIFILVTVLKHSSAGSSKALSTLAAHITVVILFFGPLIFFYTWPFSTSNLDKFLAIFDAVLTPFLNPVIYTFRNKEMKLAMGRVYSQLWKKVF, encoded by the coding sequence ATGGATGGAATGAATCATTCTATAGTATCTCAGTTTGTATTCCTTGGACTCTCTGATTCATGGGAGATTCAATGTTTCCTCTTTGTGTCCTCCTCTGTACTCTATGTGGTGAGCATTCTGGGAAACATGCTCATTTTGCTCACAGTGTCCGTTGATTCTCATTTACACTCTCCAATGTATATCCTGCTGGCCAACCTCTCTTTGATTGACTTGGGTTTTGGATCAGTCACAGCCCCTAAAATGATTTGTGACCTTTTCAGGaagcaaaaattaatttcttttgggGGTTGCATTGCTCAGATCTTTCTCATTCATGCATTTGGTGGCACAGAGATGGTGTTGCTCATAGCCATGGCCTTTGACAGATACGTGGCCATATGTAAACCTCTCCATTACTTGACCATTATGAATCCAAGAATGTGCATTTTCCTTTTGATTGTTTCCTGGATCATTggcctcattcattcattgatccaATTGGCTTTTGTTGTAAATTTACCTTTTTGTGGACCTAATGAATTAGATAGCTTTTTCTGTGACCTTCCCCGGTTCATCAAACTGGCCTGTGCTGAGACTTATAGATTGCAATTCATGGTCACTGCCAACAGTGGTTTCATTTCTCTTGGATCCTTCTGTGTGTTGATTGTCTCCTACATCTTCATCCTAGTCACAGTTCTAAAACATTCTTCTGCTGGTTCttctaaggctctttccactCTGGCAGCTCACATCACTGTGGTGATTTTGTTCTTTGGtccattaatatttttctatacaTGGCCATTTTCTACATCAAATTTGGATAAGTTTCTTGCTATTTTTGATGCAGTTCTCACTCCATTTCTGAATCCAGTCATCTACACATTCAGGAACAAAGAGATGAAGTTGGCAATGGGAAGAGTGTATAGCCAGCTTTGGAAGAaggttttttaa